One region of Oncorhynchus nerka isolate Pitt River linkage group LG22, Oner_Uvic_2.0, whole genome shotgun sequence genomic DNA includes:
- the LOC115105186 gene encoding anion exchange protein 2-like isoform X4, with product MINHQHSGWGQTAHLIWSAVHNACIISSAGHRFEDVPGVRRHLVRKSTKGQVVHVGKDHKEPCTRSQKKDRTPHEVFVELNELIMDKNQEMQWRETARWIKFEEDVEEETDRWGKPHVASLSFRSLLELRKTISHGAVLLDLDQKTLPGIAHQVVEQMIISDQIKAEDRANVLRALLLKHSHPSDEKEHSHNPFPRNISAASLGNLLPQQHSSNHIHHPEPSVTDPLMGSASTGEQETRIDMEKNDLQQKESTPNIGIHRSKSKHELKLLEKIPENAEATVVLVGSVDFLEQPTMAFVRLQEAEELDSVLEVPVPVRFIFVLLGPPSTNMDYHQIGRSISTLMSDKHFHESAYLADDRQDLLNAINGFLDCSIVLPPSEMGGEELLRSVARFQKEMLRKREEQGALLAKEPKSQKEKEALLSPGKPGDDPLQRTGRPFGGLIRDVKRRYPKYVSDFKDALNAQCAAAIIFIYFAALSPAITFGGLLGEKTEGLIGVSELIVATAVQGVLFCLLGAQPLLVVGFSGPLLVFEEAFYSFCKGNGIEYLTGRVWIGFWLIVIVVTTVALEGSFLVRFVSRFTQEIFSFLISLIFIFETFSKIGKIFMEHPLQRCYLDNSTAENATMENSTLELLLGNSTISVVSVKVLGEPNTALLSLVLMSGTFFIAFYLRKFKNSAFFPGKLRRIIGDFGVPIAILIMVLVDYSIRDTYTQKLSVPSGFSVTSPEKRGWVINPLGMYTPFPIWMMFGSVLPALLVFILIFMETQITTLIVSKKERMLVKGSGFHLDLLVIVVLGGTSALFGLPWMAAATVRSVTHANALTVMSKAVAPGDKPRIQEVKEQRVTGLLVAILVGLSIVIGDLLRQIPIAVLFGIFLYMGVMSLNGIQFTERLMLLLMPPKYHPDHTYVRKVKTLRMHLYTLIQLVCLAALWAVMSTVASLAFPFVLILTVPVKMFLLSRIFTTREMQCLDADDAEPVFDEREVHDEYSEMHMPV from the exons gCCATCGTTTTGAGGATGTCCCTGGGGTACGGAGACACCTGGTCAGAAAGAGCACCAAAGGCCAAGTGGTGCATGTCGGCAAGGACCACAAGGAGCCCTGCACACGCAGCCAAAAAAAGGACCGGACCCCACATGAG GTGTTTGTGGAGCTGAACGAGCTTATCATGGATAAGAACCAGGAGATGCAGTGGCGGGAGACGGCCCGTTGGATCAAGTTTGAGGAGGACGTGGAGGAGGAGACGGACCGCTGGGGCAAACCCCACGTGGCCTCGCTCTCCTTCCGCAGCCTGTTGGAGCTCCGCAAGACCATCTCCCACG GGGCGGTGTTGTTGGACCTGGACCAGAAGACCTTGCCTGGCATTGCccaccaggtggtagagcagaTGATCATCTCAGACCAGATCAAGGCTGAGGACCGCGCAAATGTGCTCCGAGCCCTGCTGCTCAAACACAg TCACCCAAGCGATGAGAAGGAGCACAGCCACAACCCCTTCCCCAGGAACATCTCGGCGGCCAGCCTGGGCAACCTGCTGCCCCAGCAACACAGCTCCAACCACATCCACCATCCAGAGCCCTCCGTTACAGACCCCCTCATGGGCTCGGCCAGCACAGGGGAGCAGGAGACACGTATCGACATGGAGAAGAACGACCTGCAG CAGAAGGAGTCTACTCCAAATATCGGCATACACAGGTCGAAGTCCAAGCATGAGCTCAAGCTGCTGGAGAAGATTCCAGAGAATGCTGAGGCCACTGTTGTCCTTGTGG gcAGCGTTGACTTCCTGGAGCAGCCCACCATGGCCTTTGTGCGGCTGCAGGAGGCGGAGGAGCTAGACTCTGTCCTGGAGGTCCCAGTGCCAGTCAGGTTCATCTTTGTCCTGCTGGGTCCCCCCAGCACCAACATGGACTACCACCAAATCGGACGCTCCATCTCCACACTCATGTCTGACAAG CACTTCCATGAGTCGGCCTACCTGGCGGACGACCGCCAGGACCTGCTCAACGCCATCAACGGCTTCCTGGACTGCAGCATCGTTCTGCCCCCCTCCGAGATGGGCGGTGAGGAGCTGCTACGCTCCGTGGCACGCTTCCAGAAGGAGATGCTTCGCAAGCGGGAGGAGCAAGGAGCCCTGCTGGCCAAGGAGCCCAAGAGCCAGAAGGAAAAAG AGGCCCTCCTCTCGCCCGGGAAGCCGGGAGACGACCCCCTGCAGCGTACTGGACGCCCCTTCGGAGGCTTAATCCGAGACGTGAAGCGCCGCTACCCAAAGTACGTGAGTGACTTCAAGGACGCGCTGAACGCCCAGTGCGCTGCAGCCATCATCTTCATCTACTTCGCTGCCCTCTCCCCAGCCATAACCTTCGGAGGCCTCCTGG GTGAGAAGACTGAGGGTCTGATCGGTGTGTCTGAGCTGATCGTGGCCACAGCTGTGCAGGGTGTTCTTTTCTGCCTCCTGGGGGCCCAACCGCTCCTGGTGGTGGGCTTCTCCGGACCCCTGCTCGTCTTTGAAGAGGCCTTCTACTCT ttCTGTAAGGGGAACGGGATAGAGTACCTGACGGGCCGGGTGTGGATTGGCTTCTGGCTCATCGTCATCGTGGTGACGACAGTGGCCTTGGAAGGTAGCTTCCTGGTCCGCTTTGTCTCACGCTTCACCCAGGAGATCTTCTCCTTCCTCATCTCGCTCATCTTCATCTTCGAGACCTTCTCCAAGATAGGCAAG ATTTTCATGGAGCACCCACTGCAGCGCTGTTACCTTGACAACAGCACGGCGGAGAATGCAACGATGGAGAATAGCACCCTGGAGCTATTGCTTGGCAACAGCACTATTTCGGTGGTGTCGGTGAAGGTCCTAGGGGAACCCAACACAGCACTGCTCTCCCTTGTACTCATGTCTGGAACCTTCTTCATTGCATTCTACCTGCGCAAGTTCAAAAACAGTGCCTTCTTCCCTGGCAAG CTCCGAAGGATTATTGGAGATTTCGGGGTCCCCATAGCCATCCTCATCATGGTCCTAGTGGACTACAGTATACGTGACACTTACACACAG AAACTGAGCGTGCCCAGTGGCTTCTCTGTGACCAGTCCTGAGAAGCGTGGCTGGGTGATCAACCCCCTAGGCATGTACACCCCGTTCCCCATCTGGATGATGTTTGGCAGTGTGCTGCCCGCCCTGCTGGTCTTCATCCTCATCTTCATGGAGACACAGATCACCAC TCTGATAGTGAGTAAAAAGGAGCGGATGCTGGTGAAGGGTTCTGGCTTCCACCTGGACCTGCTGGTGATCGTAGTGCTGGGCGGCACCTCTGCCCTGTTCGGCCTGCCTTGGATGGCCGCTGCCACTGTGCGCTCCGTAACGCACGCCAACGCCCTCACCGTCATGAGTAAGGCGGTCGCCCCTGGCGACAAGCCCCGCATCCAGGAGGTCAAGGAGCAGCGGGTTACAGGGTTGCTGGTGGCTATCTTAGTAG GCCTTTCCATAGTGATCGGAGACCTGCTGCGTCAGATCCCCATTGCTGTGCTGTTTGGCATCTTCCTCTACATGGGCGTGATGTCACTCAATGGAATCCAGTTCACCGAGCGCCTAATGTTACTGCTGATGCCCCCCAAGTACCACCCCGACCACACCTACGTCCGCAAG GTGAAAACGCTGCGGATGCACCTGTACACACTGATCCAGCTGGTGTGTCTGGCGGCGCTGTGGGCCGTCATGTCAACCGTGGCCTCTCTGGCTTTCCCTTTCGTCCTCATCCTCACCGTCCCCGTCAAGATGTTCCTGTTGTCGCGCATCTTCACCACCCGTGAGATGCAGTGT CTGGATGCTGATGACGCAGAGCCCGTCTTTGACGAGCGAGAGGTCCATGATGAATACTCAGAGATGCACATGCCTGTGTGA